A stretch of the Papaver somniferum cultivar HN1 chromosome 6, ASM357369v1, whole genome shotgun sequence genome encodes the following:
- the LOC113290519 gene encoding uncharacterized protein LOC113290519, which yields MKGFRLSRTKTEYLRCDFNDAMSDVGDVLLDGQLVPRKDSFRYIESIIQRDGDIGGGIRHRTQERWEKWRMATGILCDRKVPANLNGKFYKNVTRPVMLYGVECWETKTQHIRELHVTEMRMLRIV from the exons ATGAAGGGCTTCAGACTCAGTAGGACCAAGACTGAGTATCTGAGGTGCGATTTCAACGATGCCATGTCTGATGTTGGGGATGTTTTGCTAGATGGGCAGCTCGTCCCTAGGAAGGACTCCTTCCGATATATTGAATCGATAATCCAAAGAGATGGTGATATCGGCGGGGGCATTCGACATAGAACCCAGGAAAGGtgggagaaatggagaatggcgACGGGCATCTTGTGTGACCGAAAAGTCCCAGCAAATCTAAATGGAAAGTTCTACAAGAATGTGACCCGACCTGTGATGTTGTATGGAGTGGAATGCTGGGAAACTAAAACCCAGCACATCAGAGAATTGCATGTAACAGAGATGCGGATGCTGAG GATTGTGTGA